Part of the Acidimicrobiales bacterium genome, CGACAGGGACGGGCTCGAGCCGGAGCGCCGCGGTGAGGGTGGTCAACCGGCGGTCGCGAGTCTCCACGGACTCGGCGGCCAGGACGCCCGCTCGCAGTTCGCCGATCGTGATGATCGACACCGCCAGCTCGTCCGGCAGCGCCTCGACGTCCAGCGGCCTGCCGCCCTCACGGGCGATGAAGACCGAGGTGTCGGCGAGTCCGCGGCTCACAGCGGCGGGAGTTCGTCGGTCATCTCGCCGGCGAGATCGGCGAGGTCTTCGGCGAGCCCGGGATCGGCCTGATGTTCCAAGATGGTCGCAGCGAACTCGGACCGGGCGAGCCAGCGCGGCCGGTGACCGATCGGCGCCAGCACCGCCTTCGGTCGGCCGTCGACCGTGATCGTGATCGTCTCGCCCGCCTCGACGCGATCGAGCAGCGATCGTGTCGAGTTTCGCAGCTCCCGAGAGGCAACGTCAGACATGCGACAATCGTAGCGAATGTGCGACAGCGCACCAAGGGCTACTTTCATCCCCGGAGCTGACCGAGCACACTCGCGAGAAGCATCGACCGGACCGCGCTGCGTATCCTGGCCGACGAGACGACGCCGGACGGGCCGGCTCCGGGGGGATCGCGATGCTGACATGGCAGATCGGTGACGTCACCGTCACTCGGGTCGTAGAGCTGGAGATCCCGGTGCCGTACCACCCGGAAGGGGCGTTGCTCGCCGATGCGACTCCCCAGGCCCTGGCCGAGATCCCGTGGCTGTCGCCGCACTTCGTCACCGAGGACGGGGCGCTGCGGCTGTCGATCCACGCGCTGGTGGTGAACGCGCCGGGTCTCAACCTCATCGTCGACACGTGTGTCGGCAACGACAAGCCGCGGGCGCTGCTCGGGGGCAGCGCGCTCCAGACGGAGTTCCTCCGCAGTCTCGAGGAGGCCGGCTGCCCACCGGACACGGTCGATGCGGTCGTGTGCACCCACCTGCACGTCGATCATGTGGGCTGGAACACGATGCTCGTCGACGGCGAGTGGGTGCCGACGTTTCCCAACGCCCGCTATCTGATCGGTCGTCGCGAGTTCGATCACTGGACCAGCGAGGGCGACGACGATCAGCAGGCGATCCTCGGCGACTCCGTCCAGCCGATCTTCGATGCCGGCCTCGCCACCTTCGTGGAGATGAACCACCGGATCAGCGACGAGATCAGCCTCACCCCGACCCCGGGTCACACCCCCGGCCACGTGAGCGTGAGCATCGAGTCGAGGGGCGAGCGGGCGCTGATCACGGGCGACGTGATGCACCACCCCTGCCAGTTCGCTCGCCCCCACTGGTCGCCCTCGTTCGACTCCGACCCCGTGGCCGGCGCCCACATGCGCCGCGCCGTCATGGAGCATGTCGCCGACGCGCCGGTGCTCGTGATCGGCACCCACTTCGCCGCGCCCACCGCCGGCCGGGTCCTGCGCGACGGCGACGCGTTCCGCCTCGACATCGGCTGATCCACCACGCTCGACCTCGCGGCGCTCGTTCTTCGAGCGGGACGAGTCGTCGTGCCACTCGCCCGGCTCCGTCGATCTGGGTAGCGTCGACGTGTGCGCGCAACTCTCACGTTCACCGAGCCGGGCCATGTCATGCCCGACGCCGAGCGTTCCGGACTCCTGCGAGCCGACTTCGCGGCCGAGGACGGCACCGGAGATGTCCGCGGCTGCGAACTCACCGACCTGTCGGCGCCCGGCACGACGGAGCCGGGACTGGAGGCCGCGGGGTTCGAGACGATCGACCTCGAGGCCAACACGGCGCTGCAACGCGCGCTCGACGATGTCCGCCGGCGTGACCGGTTGACCGGCGACGCCGAGGCGGCCATCCGACAGAGCCTGACCGGCATGGAGGTGGCGCTGGCGAACGGCACCCGCCTGCGCATCGACCTCGTCGTCGACGACGGCTTGTTCTACCGCCGATCCGGGCCTGCCTGGACCGACGTGAATCCGGGCGGGATCGACGGTGTCAACGGTCACGGTGGTGCCAAGTACGTCCACGGTGATCAGGACGTCTACGGCACACCGCTGCGCCAGCTGATGCACGGCACCGCCCCGGACACCTTCCGTCATGTCACCCCCGACGGCCGCAACGACGATGCCACCACGTTCCTGCTCAACCTGTGGATTCCGATCCACGCGCCGGTGCAACCCCTCGCGCTGATGGATCAGCGCACCGTCGACGGCGTGCGCCACCAGCTGCGGTTCGGTCTCCCCGTCGACGGCTTCCTCGAACGCGACGAGGACGCGGAGATCAACGACATCTGGCGCTTCCTGTACCACCCGGACCAGCAATGGTTCGCGCGGACCGACATGGACTCCCGCCAGGGCTACCTGTTCAACACGCTCGGCACCGGTCACGGTGCCGCGTGCCTGGCCGGCGAGGACGCACTCGCCCCGCTCTTCCTGGCGTTGTCCGAGGCCGTCGGCGCGATCGAATCCGGCGACACCGACCCGACGATGGCCACCATCGACGTGTCGACGCCGGAGCCACCTGGCGACGCGTCCGGTGCGATCCGCGACGCATGGAAGCGGTTGACGCGGCAGGTCGACGCGGCGAACGCCATCATCGCCGGTTCCGGCTCCGATGCCCTTTGGGACGAGTGGCGCATCCAGACCCGCGAGGCGCTCGACTCGGTCGTGCGACGCTCGGTCGAGCTCCGCCTCGTCGCCTCGGTCATCGACGACGACTAGGGACCACGCGTGGGCCCACTCGATCGGGGTGACGGCGGCGCATCGTCGCGCTGGGCGCCGCGGGTCAGGCGGTCTCGAAGCT contains:
- a CDS encoding MBL fold metallo-hydrolase: MLTWQIGDVTVTRVVELEIPVPYHPEGALLADATPQALAEIPWLSPHFVTEDGALRLSIHALVVNAPGLNLIVDTCVGNDKPRALLGGSALQTEFLRSLEEAGCPPDTVDAVVCTHLHVDHVGWNTMLVDGEWVPTFPNARYLIGRREFDHWTSEGDDDQQAILGDSVQPIFDAGLATFVEMNHRISDEISLTPTPGHTPGHVSVSIESRGERALITGDVMHHPCQFARPHWSPSFDSDPVAGAHMRRAVMEHVADAPVLVIGTHFAAPTAGRVLRDGDAFRLDIG
- a CDS encoding type II toxin-antitoxin system VapC family toxin, with the translated sequence MSRGLADTSVFIAREGGRPLDVEALPDELAVSIITIGELRAGVLAAESVETRDRRLTTLTAALRLEPVPVDDDVAAAWARLRVQLRDSGQRMPVNDSWIAATALALDVPVVTQDDDFPNVAGLQVTKV
- a CDS encoding type II toxin-antitoxin system prevent-host-death family antitoxin — encoded protein: MSDVASRELRNSTRSLLDRVEAGETITITVDGRPKAVLAPIGHRPRWLARSEFAATILEHQADPGLAEDLADLAGEMTDELPPL